In one window of Episyrphus balteatus chromosome 3, idEpiBalt1.1, whole genome shotgun sequence DNA:
- the LOC129916351 gene encoding E3 ubiquitin-protein ligase TRIP12 isoform X1, with protein MAKYVNSPLLSALTEGQDRSSLKLHSGKESSKQYSAASSSTSVEFPVPTTSSNSKLFPVKKNKRVLKGNIHNLRSTSLTSSRTELKRQISSTEVAVLDSNNKKPRLSALNENSTAQSILITDCIAHRTRSKTLLLQKRSITVEPIPVKKESPKVQLPQDISFIGSNKSAAKNTKNSLLNYYRETRNINRNQPKKEEISASTPNTSSIPKIKPSLKKKSSYFTKNNSANKSNNTFNINFDQKKIKKVRQTNRSNKHYTNPLPTSSTTEKTQNSSRKFTETPFNSRRSQLIKSSAIENNLEETGDKTRVPSDVKNYNLMAQQLSRTSTDIGGGQTTSGGSNGSDKNTTASTSTPGTAPGDSESDDSEVGRLQALLEARGLPPHLFGALGPRMTHILHRTIGNSSSSKAQQLLQGLQSNDESQQLQAVIEMCQMLVMGNEDTLAGFPIKQVVPALITLLRMEHNFDIMNNACRALSYMLEALPRSSGTVVDAVPVFLEKLKVIQCMDVAEQSLTALEILSRRHNKVILQAGGVAACLKFLDFFSMNAQRAALSTTANCCLNLHAEEFHFISESMPLLAQLLSQLDKKCVDSVCTAFSRLVESFQHDSSSLEEIASGDLLKNCQLLLVMSPSILNTGTFTSVIRMLSLMCSSCPNLAIVLLKNDIASTILYLLTGSAQIIPSNDVELVPRSPPELFEITCLIGELMPRLPTDEIFAVNALVDRPLLNTQDEVQWQWRDDRGTWHSYSPADSRIIDSAHMNSDDEITLNTHGRNYTVDFHSMQQINDETGTTRPVQRKLNQNYVPTSSPSSSLLIGQDLSTSGPLTQTNDFNQTAYGSVLAIQNENASINAQYEECGLESKFIKNLFNVLYEVYSSSAGPNVRYKCLRAILRMVHYASPDLLKDILKKQLVSSHIAGMMASNDLRIVVGALQMSEILMRKLPDVFGIHFRREGVLHQINQLAHPNNPIYKGSPSVLPSSSSKVVTQTTTSSASQENLFSMESNNSAAPSTSRSHGSRYKNSLNISNLQNATKAGTSAGSEHYHVNNSHYFNPPQEGLASSLSVNENCFVYSTPTSYACHYNHQQQQQPPEHASRSHFQSHRNTDILPTSVSSNTYNTFLEEPSTNSTQLSSSASVSFAIQSKVSDILKRNVPPKRKSQPSNRSKSKQDDSIVQDLINRATGTGSSNSSSRFTASANHETTRSRFGGGTTSSGTSSKSSFLSSLNPARWGRQGSHNTSLVKDSSTPNCISGNVNKNVSHVNQMAAVNREKARQWIREQAISFVKRYTEEEISKSIISGSIILCRLSVVITNLEGSFSQCLEALQELKVILMENDISPFEVNHSGLIKSMLHFMAVENDVVSRDRRLRAFLHVFAGLPLESSISCTVMPNMEPSAFSAFVAKLNGCVTQLEQFPVKVHDFPSGTGGHSNISALKFFNTHQLKCNLQRHPDCNNLRQWKGGTVKIDPLAMVQAIERYLVSRGYGGIREESDDDSEEDMDDNVAGIVMSHSVFKHKLQFLIGDNILPYAMTVYQAVKQYSPLINEQSETDTEPEIYLENANIWAQQHTIYYRLLEDQSLANDWCGSNNDSLKASTTSKSASGSLSKKGISKSSSKLIKKKTDLWLDGVAPEMLSPLKPFLLKELPTEIVSVQDASIDALCMLRIVHALNRNWESLYDCAVRQNIISQSEFIHTKLTAKANRQLQDPLVIMTGNLPQWLQQIPMACPFLFPFETRHLLFYAVSFDRDRALQRLLDTTPDLNSVESSERVAPRLDRRKRTIAREEILKQAEHIIQDSGHSKALLEIQYENEVGTGLGPTLEFYALVSAELQRTELGLWNGNNSYKPTSYSLADVVKSRSTHKESYKQKLTSPNDDVSLRVKTRSEDNTSRHVSSSIHVENNTSVNSIALNIVELGQQQNTEDESFVRTEIDKAPANVPSYVDAIHGLFPMPLGKSSKLAYVSKVKSKFKFLGKLMAKAVMDSRMLDLAFSTPFYRWLLGEEQSTGLIDLARVAPEVQKTLVRLKEVVKERDMIKQDSNIDSVSKAEKIEMLSLDGCLISDLGLDFVLPGHANIELRRGGRDIPVTIHNLHNYISLVSYWFLFEGVQKQFEALREGFDMVFPCHRLKVFYPEELENVFCGSGNPNYQPWDLKMLQECCRTDHGFSQDSQAIQFLFDILASYNSEEQRLFLQFVTGSPRLPTGGFKSLTPPLTIVRKTLDTDQNPNDYLPSVMTCVNYLKLPEYSSYEVMRTKLKIASTEGSMSFHLS; from the exons ATGGCCAAGTATGTTAACAGCCCATTGCTCTCTGCATTGACGGAGGGGCAGGATCGCTCTTCATTAAAACTCCATAGTGGTAAAGAAAGCTCAAAACAATATTCAGCAGCCAGTTCCTCAACCTCGGTAGAATTCCCTGTACCAACAACTAGTTCGAACAGCAAACTTTttcctgtaaaaaaaaacaaacgtgtTTTAAAAGGAAACATTCATAATTTACGCAGTACCAGTTTAACATCTTCAAGAACTGAACTCAAGCGACAAATAAGCAGCACTG AAGTAGCTGTTCTCGATTCCAATAATAAAAAGCCACGTCTAAGTGCATTGAACGAGAATTCTACTGCACAATCGATATTGATTACTGATTGTATTGCTCATAGAACAAGATCAAAAACTCTTTTACTTCAAAAGCGTTCGATAACCGTAGAACCTATTCCTGTTAAAAAAGAGTCACCAAAAGTTCAATTACCACAGGATATAAGTTTCATAGGCAGTAACAAATCAGCtgccaaaaatacaaaaaatagccTTTTAAATTACTATCGAGAAACTCGTAACATAAATCGTAACCAGccgaaaaaagaagaaataagcGCGAGTACTCCTAACACATCATCAATTCCAAAAATCAAGccaagtttaaaaaagaaatcaagttatttcacaaaaaacaattCTGCAAATAAATCGAATAACACATTCAATATAAATTTCGaccaaaagaaaattaaaaaagtacgcCAGACTAATAGAAGTAATAAACATTACACAAATCCTCTACCCACATCATCAACAACTGAAAAGACTCAGAACAGTTCTCGTAAATTCACGGAAACTCCATTTAATAGCCGTAGAAGTCAGCTTATTAAATCTTCTGCTATTGAAAATAACTTGGAAGAAACTGGAGATAAAACTagag ttCCTTCGGatgtgaaaaattataatttaatggcCCAGCAACTATCAAGAACATCGACTGATATCGGCGGTGGGCAGACTACTTCAG GGGGGTCTAATGGATCAGATAAAAATACAACAGCTTCGACAAGCACGCCTGGAACAGCACCTGGCGACTCTGAAAGTGATGATAGTGAGGTTGGACGTTTACAGGCGCTTTTAGAGGCCAGGGGCTTGCCTCCACATTTGTTTGGAGCCTTGGGACCTCGTATGACACACATTCTACATAGAACAATAGGCAATAGTAGTTCTTCAAAAGCCCAACAGCTTTTACAGGGACTTCAGTCCAATGATGAAAGTCAACAGCTACAAGCTGTTATAGAAATGTGTCAGATGTTGGTAATGGGCAATGAGGATACCCTAGCAGGTTTTCCAATAAAGCAAGTTGTTCCGGCGCTAATAACATTACTACGCATGGAACATAACTTTGATATTATGAATAATGCATGTCGTGCTCTTTCATACATGCTGGAAGCACTACCTCGATCGTCTGGAACAGTGGTTGATGCAGTAccagtatttttggaaaaattaaaggTCATTCAATGTATGGATGTTGCCGAGCAAAGTCTTACAGCTTTGGAAATCTTATCCCGTCGACATAATAAAGTCATACTTCAAGCAGGCGGTGTAGCTGCATGTCTTAAATTTTTAGATTTCTTTTCAATGAATGCACAAAGAGCTGCTCTTTCTACTACAGCTAACTGTTGCCTCAATTTACATGCAGAGGAGTTTCACTTTATATCAGAAAGCATGCCACTTCTTGCACAGTTGTTATCACAATTAGACAAGAAATGTGTCGATAGTGTTTGTACTGCATTCAGTCGCTTGGTTGAGAGTTTCCAACATGATTCGTCTAGTTTAGAAGAAATTGCCAGTGGAGATCTACTTAAAAACTGTCAGCTTTTGCTTGTTATGTCTCCGTCAATTCTTAATACAGGCACCTTCACTAGCGTCATACGAATGCTTAGTTTAATGTGTAGCAGTTGCCCTAATTTGGCtattgttttattgaaaaatgacATCGCATCAACAATTCTGTATTTGCTAACCGGATCAGCCCAAATAATACCCTCAAATGATGTTGAACTCGTTCCACGAAGTCCACCAGAACTTTTTGAAATTACATGCTTGATTGGAGAACTCATGCCCAGATTACCCACAGATGAAATATTTGCTGTAAATGCTTTAGTGGACCGTCCATTATTAAACACGCAAGATGAAGTCCAATGGCAGTGGCGTGATGATCGTGGTACATGGCACTCATATTCCCCAGCTGATTCTCGGATAATAGATTCAGCACACATGAATTCCGATGATGAGATTACTCTAAATACTCATGGTCGAAATTATACTGTTGATTTTCATTCAATGCAACAAATTAATGATGAAACAGGCACAACACGTCCTGTTCAGCGAAAACTTAATCAAAATTATGTGCCCACTTCATCTCCATCTAGTTCATTACTAATTGGTCAGGATTTATCTACTAGTGGACCATTAACTCAAACGAATGACTTTAATCAAACAGCATATGGAAGTGTATTAGcaatacaaaatgaaaatgCATCAATCAACGCTCAATATGAGGAATGTGGTTTAGAatcgaaatttataaaaaatctttttaacgTGCTTTATGAAGTTTACAGTTCATCAGCTGGCCCTAATGTACGCTACAAGTGTCTTCGAGCAATACTCAGAATGGTTCATTATGCAAGCCCAGATCTTCTTAAAGACATTCTTAAAAAACAACTAGTTTCTAGTCACATTGCAGGAATGATGGCATCAAACGATTTGCGAATTGTAGTTGGCGCTTTACAAATGTCTGAAATTTTAATGCGAAAACTGCCTGATGTATTTGGTATACATTTTAGACGAGAAGGAGTTCTTCATCAGATCAACCAATTGGCACACCCAAATAATCCAATTTATAAAGGTTCACCATCTGTTTTGCCAAGTTCAAGTAGCAAAGTTGTCACACAAACGACGACGTCATCTGCTTCTCAAGAAAATCTTTTCTCTATGGAGAGTAACAATTCTGCTGCCCCAAGTACGTCAAGGTCACATGGATCTcgttataaaaattctttaaacatTTCCAATCTTCAAAATGCTACTaaag CAGGAACTAGTGCTGGATCAGAACATTATCATGTTAATAATTCACACTACTTTAATCCACCACAAGAGGGATTGGCGAGTTCCCTATCAGTTAACGAGAATTGCTTTGTTTATTCCACACCCACATCGTATGCTTGTCATTATAATcatcaacaacagcaacagccACCAGAACATGCATCTCGTTCACATTTTCAGTCACATCGAAATACAGATATACTTCCAACATCGGTTTCTTCAAATACTTACAACACGTTTCTTGAAGAGCCCTCTACTAATTCAACACAACTGTCTTCTTCAGCCAGTGTAAGCTTTGCAATACAAAGTAAGGTATCAGATATTCTTAAACGGAACGTCCCACCAAAAAGAAAATCACAACCGAGCAATAGATCAAAGTCCAAGCAGGACGATTCTATTGTTCAGGATCTTATAAACCGGGCTACAG gaacggGAAGCAGCAATAGCAGTAGTCGTTTTACTGCGAGCGCAAATCATGAGACTACCCGATCTCGTTTTGGCGGAGGAACCACATCAAGTGGTACCAGTTCTAAATCATCTTTTTTGTCTTCTCTGAATCCAGCCCGTTGGGGGCGTCAAGGATCTCACAACACTTCTCTTGTCAAAGATTCTTCAACTCCAAATTGTATTTCAGGCAATGTTAATAAAAACGTCTCCCATGTTAATCAAATGGCAGCAGTTAATCGTGAGAAAGCTCGGCAATGGATACGTGAACAGGCGATTTCATTCGTTAAACGTTACACTGAAGAAGAAATATCTAAGTCTATTATATCTGGATCTATAATATTATGTCGTTTGTCGGTTGTAATAACAAATTTAGAAGGAAGTTTTAGCCAGTGCCTTGAAGCACTTCAAGAATTAAAAGTAATTCTAATGGAAAATGATATTTCTCCATTTGAAGTGAATCATTCAGGTTTAATTAAGTCGATGTTGCACTTTATGGCAGTGGAAAATGATGTAGTGAGTCGTGATCGAAGACTTCGTGCTTTCTTGCATGTATTTGCTGGACTTCCTTTGGAAAGCTCAATTAGTTGTACTGTTATGCCCAATATGGAACCATCAGCATTTAGTGCATTTGTTGCCAAGCTTAATGGTTGCGTTACACAGTTGGAGCAATTTCCAGTCAAAGTACATGATTTCCCTTCAGGTACAGGAGGTCATTCGAATATAAgtgctttgaaatttttcaatacacATCAACTCAag tGCAATTTGCAACGACATCCCGATTGTAATAATCTTCGCCAATGGAAAGGAGGAACCGTTAAAATTGATCCATTAGCTATGGTTCAAGCAATTGAAAGATATTTGGTATCAAGAGGCTATGGTGGCATACGGGAAGAGTCAGATGATGATTCGGAAGAAGATATGGATGATAATGTAGCTGGAATTGTAATGTCGCACAGTGTATTTAAACATAAATTGCAATTCTTAATTGGAGATAATATATTGCCGTATGCTATGACTGTATACCAAGCCGTTAAACAATATTCCCCTCTTATTAATGAACAATCAGAAACAGATACAGAACCTGAAATATATTTAG AAAATGCAAACATATGGGCACAACAGCATACAATATACTATCGACTCCTTGAAGATCAGTCTTTGGCAAATGATTGGTGCGGCAGCAATAACGATTCACTTAAAGCATCTACCACTTCGAAATCAGCAAGTGGTTCCTTGTCTAAAAAAGGTATCAGTAAAAGTTCATCGAAACTTATTAAGAAAAAGACCGATCTCTGGCTGGATGGAGTTGCCCCTGAAATGTTATCTCCATTGAAACCATTTTTACTCAAAGAACTACCTACTGAAATTGTAAGTGTACAAGACGCTTCAATCGATGCACTTTGCATGTTGCGCATTGTTCATGCGCTAAATCGTAACTGGGAAAGTCTTTATGATTGTGCTGTTCGACAAAATATCATAAGCCAATCCGAATTCATACACACAAAGCTTACAGCTAAAGCTAATCGCCAACTTCAAGATCCACTTGTAATAATGACTGGAAATCTGCCACAATGGCTGCAACAAATACCTATGGCTTGTCCGTTTCTATTTCCTTTCGAAACTAGACATCTTCTGTTTTATGCAGTTTCGTTTGATCGGGATAGAGCTCTGCAACGTCTTTTGGATACAACTCCTGATTTAAATTCTGTCGAGAGTTCAGAACGCGTTGCTCCACGTCTAGACCGACGTAAGCGCACAATAGCTCGTGAAGAAATATTGAAGCAAGCTGAACACATAATACAAGATTCTGGTCATTCGAAAGCTCTGCTGGAAATTCAATATGAAAACGAAGTTGGCACTGGATTGGGTCCTACTCTTGAATTTTACGCACTTGTATCCGCTGAATTGCAACGCACTGAATTAGGACTATGGAATGGCAACAACAGCTACAAACCCACATCATACTCATTGGCAGATGTTGTAAAATCTAGATCAACACATAAAGAAagctataaacaaaaattaacatctCCCAATGACGACGTCAGTTTGAGGGTTAAAACAAGAAGTGAGGACAACACTTCACGTCATGTTTCATCAAGTATACATGTTGAAAACAATACGAGTGTAAATTCAATTGCTCTGAATATTGTTGAACTAGGCCAACAACAAAACACTGAAGATGAAAGTTTTGTTCGAACTGAAATAGATAAAGCTCCAGCGAATGTGCCTTCTTATGTCGACGCAATACATGGATTATTCCCAATGCCTCTGGGAAAATCTTCTAAGCTTGCATATGTATCGAAGGTTAAatctaaattcaaatttttgggtAAACTAATGGCCAAAGCAGTAATGGATAGCAGAATG CTTGATTTAGCCTTTTCAACACCTTTCTATCGATGGCTGTTAGGTGAGGAACAATCGACTGGGTTGATTGATCTAGCACGTGTCGCACCTGAGGTTCAGAAAACTTTGGTGCGGTTAAAAGAAGTCGTGAAAGAGCGTGATATGATTAAACAGGATTCAAATATAGATTCTGTGTCAAAAGCTGAAAAG attgAAATGCTGAGTTTGGATGGGTGTCTCATTTCGGACTTAGGACTTGATTTTGTACTGCCTGGACATGCTAATATTGAGTTGCGACGTGGAGGACGGGACATACCTGTAACAATTCATAATCTACATAATTACATATCTCTTGTATCCTACTGGTTTCTTTTTGAAGGTGTTCAAAAGCAATTTGAAGCTTTGCGGGAAG GGTTTGATATGGTATTCCCTTGTCATCGCTTAAAAGTATTTTATCCTGAAGAACTGGAAAATGTCTTTTGTGGTTCAGGTAACCCGAACTATCAGCCGTGGGATTTAAAAATGTTGCAGGAATGCTGTCGAACTGATCATGGTTTTTCTCAAGATTCGCaagcaatacaatttttgtttgatatattAGCATCGTACAATAGTGAAGAGCAGCgattatttttgcaatttgttACTGGAAGTCCAAGGTTACCTACAGGAGGGTTTAAATCGCTTACCCCGCCGCTAACAATAGTTCGGAAAACTCTTGATACTGACCAAAATCCAAATGATTATCTTCCGTCTGTGATGACTTGTGTTAATTACCTAAAATTACCTGAATATTCAAGTTATGAGGTTATGAGGACTAAATTGAAGATTGCTTCTACTGAGGGAAGCATGTCTTTCcatttgtcttaa